From one Triticum aestivum cultivar Chinese Spring chromosome 4B, IWGSC CS RefSeq v2.1, whole genome shotgun sequence genomic stretch:
- the LOC123090717 gene encoding B3 domain-containing protein Os12g0591400, which translates to MWWQHYLLNHVGDDKTHFVAVATGGFRHSMCIPQEVGNHLGSMISETIKLEAPNGIFHIGVCRKTGELVLQSGWDKFVAMHHIEENYSFWFVYRGNSTFKVRIFNSNDHEMTTSCSQPPQSFGGVPSAATCDHHVLNGYEAHMLNERASVEFGVDLEPHSSGNLEGPSQHSYILAAGITLGAVETKKVEEKVQAIQSALPIFVTVMTKTWVNGRNLRFCREYGSRYIPPMRKGKPLMLQAEGRTTEWPARLGIDATRVNWIRRGWKEFVAGNDVREGDICLFERAKSTTRLRMTVHFLRKSDMEV; encoded by the exons ATGTGGTGGCAGCATTACCTCCTCAACCACGTGGGCGATGACAAGACGCACTTCGTTGCCGTGGCTACGGGTGGTTTCAGGCACAGCATG TGCATACCGCAGGAGGTTGGGAACCATTTGGGGAGCATGATCTCTGAAACCATCAAACTAGAAGCTCCTAATGGCATATTTCATATTGGAGTGTGTAGAAAGACGGGTGAGCTAGTTCTTCAGTCTGGCTGGGATAAATTTGTCGCAATGCATCACATAGAAGAAAATTATTCTTTTTGGTTCGTGTACCGTGGGAACTCTACCTTTAAGGTTCGTATATTCAATTCCAATGATCATGAGATGACTACTTCCTGTTCTCAACCACCTCAGAGCTTTGGGGGTGTTCCATCTGCCGCAACTTGCGATCATCATGTGCTGAATG GATATGAAGCTCACATGCTGAATGAGCGTGCATCTGTGGAGTTTGGGGTCGATTTGGAACCTCATAGCTCCGGCAATCTCGAGGGGCCTTCCCAGCATTCCTACATTTTAGCTGCAGGGATAACTCTAGGTGCTGTGGAGACGAAGAAAGTTGAGGAGAAAGTCCAAGCAATTCAATCTGCACTTCCTATCTTCGTGACAGTAATGACCAAAACCTGGGTTAATGGCCGTAATTTG CGCTTCTGCCGTGAATACGGTTCAAGATATATTCCACCTATGAGGAAAGGAAAGCCTCTCATGCTCCAGGCAGAGGGAAGAACGACGGAGTGGCCAGCCAGATTGGGAATAGATGCGACTAGAGTGAACTGGATTCGTCGTGGCTGGAAGGAATTCGTCGCCGGCAATGACGTGCGGGAGGGGGATATCTGCCTCTTTGAACGGGCAAAGAGCACGACACGGCTTAGGATGACGGTCCATTTCCTCCGCAAGTCAGACATGGAGGTGTAG